The following proteins are co-located in the Lepus europaeus isolate LE1 chromosome 15, mLepTim1.pri, whole genome shotgun sequence genome:
- the LOC133774306 gene encoding olfactory receptor 2Y1B-like, producing the protein MGSSNTSFREDFILVGFSDWPQLELILFVCISIFYSLTLFGNSTIIVLSKIDFRLNTPMYFFLSHLSFLDLCYTTSTVPQLLINLHGLDRNITYGGCVAQLFISLALGSTECVLLVVMAFDRYAAVCCPLQYTTIMHPHLCQIMGIASWVGGFMNSLIQTSLMMAMPLCGLHHLNHFFCEMPVLLKLACEDIKETEAKMFVARAIILIVPVALILGSYVHIFQAVLKVKSMAGCKKAFGTCGSHLLVVVLFYGSAIYTYLQPIQSYSESEGKFVALFYTIITPMLNPLIYTLRNRDVKGALWKILGRGRAWGRIEK; encoded by the coding sequence ATGGGAAGTTCCAACACGAGTTTCAGAGAAGATTTCATTTTGGTGGGATTCTCAGATTGGCCTCAACTGGAACTCATCCTTTTTGTCTGTATTTCAATTTTCTACTCTCTAACTCTCTTTGGCAACAGCACCATCATTGTTCTCTCCAAAATAGACTTTCGTCTGAACACACCCATGTACTTCTTTCTTTCCCACCTCTCCTTCCTGGACCTCTGCTATACCACCAGCACTGTGCCTCAACTTCTGATAAACCTTCACGGACTTGACCGGAATATTACCTATGGAGGTTGTGTGGCCCAGCTCTTCATATCTCTTGCCTTGGGGTCCACTGAGTGTGTACTGTTGGTAGTGATGGCCTTTGACCGCTATGCTGCTGTGTGTTGTCCACTCCAATATACAACCATTATGCATCCCCATTTATGCCAAATAATGGGTATTGCCTCCTGGGTGGGAGGCTTCATGAACTCTCTGATTCAGACAAGCCTCATGATGGCCATGCCTCTCTGTGGCCTCCATCACCTAAACCACTTTTTCTGTGAGATGCCTGTACTGCTAAAGTTGGCTTGTGAGGACATAAAAGAGACAGAGGCTAAGATGTTTGTGGCTCGAGCCATTATCTTGATTGTTCCTGTAGCACTAATTCTAGGCTCCTATGTACACATTTTTCAGGCAGTGCTGAAGGTCAAGTCAATGGCTGGATGCAAAAAGGCTTTTGGAACTTGTGGGTCCCACCTCTTGGTAGTTGTCCTCTTTTATGGATCAGCCATCTACACATACCTCCAGCCCATTCAAAGTTATTCTGAGAGTGAGGGAAAGTTTGTTGCTCTTTTCTATACTATAATAACTCCCATGCTTAATCCTCTGATTTATACGCTGAGGAACAGAGATGTGAAGGGAGCTCTGTGGAAGATActagggagaggcagagcttgGGGTAGGATTGAGAAGTAG